A genomic window from Massilia sp. METH4 includes:
- a CDS encoding MFS transporter, with the protein MNHLLLLTAACLLALLSTVGASLPYPILPPLFASGVANGLNVFMGLPPKLLFGIALTVNPLGLLIGATLLGPLSDRYGRRPMLLATAFGAAAGHALTAFALVLESYPLFVLARFATGLLEGNGSICRALIAEKFTGAERARGLSLVNGAFHLGWLVGPLLAGLTLGFGIVVPFAAAIGALVLAGVLAALALPREPASAETTSVWHVARHRHALNLLRHAEPRTLFFIQLAGFCGVAAFYEFYPLWLVEVGQYDAARIALINMAMCGIMTAASVVAGRYAGGDSLRRAGWFAWGIALAVGCVAVGNLWMGLAAITLFGIPNAFFNATVQPWAAERFAAHGQGAVMGLMSTTFCLATIVMALVGSVLVLIDTRLVLAVGAASSIWAGWRLHGWRRELAPALGIH; encoded by the coding sequence ATGAACCATCTCCTCCTGCTTACGGCGGCATGCCTGCTGGCGTTGCTGTCCACCGTCGGGGCGTCGCTGCCGTACCCGATCCTGCCGCCGCTGTTCGCATCCGGCGTGGCCAATGGCCTCAACGTGTTCATGGGCTTGCCGCCGAAGCTGTTGTTCGGTATCGCGCTGACCGTCAACCCGCTGGGCCTGCTGATCGGCGCCACCTTGCTGGGGCCGCTCTCCGACCGCTACGGCCGCCGCCCGATGCTGCTGGCCACCGCGTTTGGCGCCGCCGCCGGCCACGCGCTGACGGCGTTCGCGCTGGTGCTGGAATCCTATCCGCTGTTCGTGCTGGCCCGCTTCGCCACCGGCCTCCTGGAGGGGAATGGCTCGATCTGCCGGGCGCTGATCGCCGAAAAGTTCACCGGGGCCGAGCGGGCGCGCGGGCTCTCGCTCGTCAATGGCGCTTTCCACCTGGGCTGGCTGGTAGGACCCTTGCTGGCCGGCCTTACGCTGGGCTTCGGCATCGTGGTGCCGTTCGCCGCCGCCATCGGCGCGCTGGTGCTGGCGGGCGTGCTGGCGGCACTGGCCTTGCCGCGCGAGCCGGCATCGGCGGAAACCACGTCCGTCTGGCACGTGGCGCGGCACCGCCATGCGCTCAACCTGCTGCGCCATGCCGAGCCGCGCACGCTGTTCTTCATCCAGCTTGCCGGCTTTTGCGGCGTGGCCGCGTTCTACGAGTTCTATCCGTTGTGGCTGGTGGAGGTAGGGCAGTATGATGCCGCCCGCATCGCCCTGATCAACATGGCGATGTGCGGCATCATGACGGCCGCCTCGGTCGTGGCGGGCCGCTATGCCGGTGGCGACTCGCTGCGCCGCGCCGGCTGGTTCGCCTGGGGCATCGCGCTGGCGGTCGGCTGCGTGGCGGTCGGCAACCTGTGGATGGGCCTGGCCGCCATCACGCTGTTCGGCATCCCGAATGCCTTCTTCAACGCCACCGTGCAGCCATGGGCGGCCGAGCGCTTCGCCGCCCATGGCCAGGGCGCGGTGATGGGCTTGATGTCGACCACCTTCTGCCTGGCCACGATCGTGATGGCGCTCGTCGGGTCGGTACTGGTGCTGATCGACACGCGGCTGGTGCTGGCGGTGGGCGCCGCGTCGAGCATCTGGGCCGGCTGGCGGCTGCATGGCTGGCGCCGCGAACTGGCGCCGGCGCTGGGAATACATTGA
- a CDS encoding metalloregulator ArsR/SmtB family transcription factor, with product MNTSDRILFLLKTRGPKTAQQLAELLELTSMGARRHLEAAEEKGLVAFEDVAEKVGRPARRWLLTEAGHARFPDRHADLTVALIDQVRTLFGDEGLDKLIVSREAASEAFYRDTIGTAAALPERVAALAQARDVEGYMAEVEAQPDGSLLLVENHCPICAAARSCQQFCRSELDVFQRVLGPACQVERTEHQLAGARRCAYRIVPLPEPRWLDGGFAEHARRP from the coding sequence ATGAACACGTCCGACCGCATCCTGTTCCTGCTGAAGACGCGCGGACCGAAGACGGCGCAGCAACTGGCCGAGTTGCTGGAACTGACGTCGATGGGCGCGCGGCGCCATCTCGAGGCGGCCGAGGAAAAAGGCCTCGTGGCATTCGAGGACGTTGCCGAGAAAGTGGGCCGCCCGGCGCGCCGCTGGCTGCTCACGGAAGCCGGCCATGCGCGTTTCCCGGACCGCCACGCCGATCTCACCGTCGCGCTGATCGACCAGGTGCGCACGCTGTTCGGCGACGAAGGCCTCGACAAGCTGATCGTCTCGCGCGAAGCCGCCAGCGAAGCGTTTTATCGCGACACCATCGGCACCGCCGCGGCGCTGCCCGAGCGGGTGGCCGCGCTGGCCCAGGCGCGCGACGTGGAAGGCTATATGGCCGAGGTGGAAGCGCAGCCGGACGGTAGCCTGTTGCTCGTCGAAAACCACTGCCCGATCTGCGCCGCCGCCCGCAGCTGCCAGCAATTCTGCCGCTCCGAGCTCGACGTCTTCCAGCGCGTACTCGGCCCCGCCTGCCAGGTCGAACGCACCGAACACCAGCTCGCCGGCGCCCGCCGCTGCGCCTACCGCATCGTACCCCTCCCCGAACCCCGGTGGCTTGATGGGGGTTTCGCGGAGCATGCTCGGCGCCCATGA
- a CDS encoding multidrug effflux MFS transporter yields MNILLTLLLAGLTMVGPLAIDTYLPSFPAIAQEFGATPIAIQQTLSLFLFCFALMMLFYGTLSDTLGRRPVILFSLVLYIAASVGGALAGSLGFLLICRVLQGLSSGAGTVVGRAIVQDRFEGADAQRILGHIMMVFGLAPALAPILGGWLQVSLGWRSIFWFLALFGVLMLFAVWRWLPESLPREKRHPFEVKLIAGNYLKVLRNPRFLLLSAALGVAFGGFALYIGSAAYFIMNILHLPETAFGWLFIPLVAGMVVGSALSGKLARSYSQVELIWISYAGMALAAVANVAYTYFFTAEVPWAVLPLFFYSLALALAMPPLSLLAMNLFPHNSGLAASMQSFIQMTLFALVSGLVAPLLFDSAFKLACGVLGCLVVSLLCWLPAQRV; encoded by the coding sequence ATGAATATTCTGCTGACGCTGCTGTTGGCCGGCCTGACGATGGTGGGGCCGCTGGCCATCGATACCTACCTGCCCTCGTTCCCCGCCATCGCGCAGGAGTTCGGCGCCACGCCGATCGCGATCCAGCAGACGCTGTCGCTGTTCCTGTTCTGCTTCGCGCTCATGATGCTGTTCTACGGCACGCTGTCGGATACGCTGGGCCGCCGCCCCGTCATCCTGTTCTCGCTGGTGCTGTACATCGCGGCCTCGGTGGGCGGCGCGCTGGCGGGATCGCTCGGATTCCTGCTCATCTGCCGCGTGCTCCAGGGCTTGTCGTCGGGCGCCGGCACAGTGGTGGGCCGCGCGATCGTGCAGGACCGCTTCGAGGGCGCCGACGCGCAACGCATCCTCGGCCACATCATGATGGTGTTCGGCCTGGCGCCCGCGCTGGCGCCGATCCTGGGAGGCTGGTTGCAGGTATCGCTGGGCTGGCGCTCGATCTTCTGGTTCCTCGCCCTGTTCGGCGTGCTGATGCTGTTCGCCGTGTGGCGCTGGCTGCCGGAGAGCCTGCCGCGCGAGAAGCGGCACCCGTTCGAGGTCAAGCTCATCGCCGGCAACTACCTGAAGGTGCTGCGCAACCCGCGCTTCCTGCTGCTGTCGGCCGCGCTGGGCGTGGCCTTCGGCGGTTTCGCGCTGTACATCGGCTCGGCCGCCTACTTCATCATGAACATCCTGCACCTGCCGGAGACGGCTTTCGGCTGGCTGTTCATTCCGCTGGTGGCGGGCATGGTGGTGGGATCGGCGCTGTCGGGCAAGCTGGCGCGCTCGTACTCCCAGGTAGAGCTCATCTGGATCAGCTATGCCGGCATGGCGCTGGCGGCGGTGGCCAATGTGGCCTACACGTATTTCTTCACGGCCGAGGTGCCGTGGGCCGTGCTGCCGCTGTTCTTCTACTCGCTGGCGCTGGCGCTGGCCATGCCGCCGCTGTCGCTGCTGGCGATGAACCTGTTCCCGCACAACAGCGGGCTGGCGGCATCGATGCAATCGTTCATCCAGATGACCTTGTTCGCGCTGGTATCCGGGCTCGTCGCGCCGCTGCTGTTCGACAGCGCGTTCAAGCTGGCTTGCGGTGTGCTGGGCTGTCTAGTGGTAAGCCTGCTGTGCTGGTTGCCCGCGCAACGCGTCTGA
- a CDS encoding phasin family protein produces the protein MFPFSQSITPAAKNHVQAQVSFFNDMSRSLFQMAQQFNEVNLQLAQKWLEDAASTSQAIITADKPTEVFSVTAARAQPAADRFRAWQQQLSKIAADSQTRLVRVASEHADETARAAREFTDEVTRVTSEETERTLRQQHDTMRQLANPLDSMVDSATRQARAAMGNGHDLASQATQAAQAAARAATGQQQRKEGQPS, from the coding sequence ATGTTTCCTTTTTCCCAAAGCATCACGCCTGCCGCGAAGAACCACGTGCAGGCACAGGTTTCGTTCTTTAATGATATGTCCCGTTCGCTGTTCCAGATGGCCCAGCAGTTTAACGAAGTTAACCTGCAGCTGGCACAGAAGTGGCTGGAAGATGCCGCGTCCACCAGCCAGGCAATCATCACGGCTGACAAACCCACCGAGGTGTTTTCAGTCACGGCCGCGCGCGCCCAGCCGGCTGCCGACCGGTTCCGCGCCTGGCAGCAGCAATTGTCGAAGATCGCCGCCGATAGCCAGACGCGGCTGGTGCGCGTAGCCAGCGAACACGCCGATGAAACGGCGCGCGCCGCCCGCGAGTTCACCGACGAAGTCACGCGCGTGACCTCCGAGGAAACCGAGCGCACGCTGCGGCAGCAGCACGACACGATGCGCCAGCTGGCCAATCCGCTGGACAGCATGGTCGACAGCGCCACCCGCCAGGCACGGGCCGCGATGGGCAATGGCCACGACCTTGCCAGCCAGGCGACCCAGGCCGCGCAGGCGGCTGCCCGTGCCGCAACGGGCCAGCAGCAGCGCAAGGAAGGGCAGCCGTCCTGA
- the trxC gene encoding thioredoxin TrxC: MTTPLHIVCPHCDAVNRVPSERLGEGPTCGKCQFELFTGKPVDLSSARFLKHVERSDIPVLVDFWAPWCGPCRTMAPFYAQATQRLEPRIRVVKVDTEANQDIGARHAIRSIPTLALFRGGREVARQAGAMDANNILAWVQGHLSRQ, translated from the coding sequence ATGACCACTCCGCTGCACATCGTTTGCCCCCATTGCGACGCCGTCAACCGTGTTCCTTCCGAGCGGCTGGGCGAGGGGCCCACGTGCGGCAAATGCCAGTTCGAGCTGTTCACCGGCAAGCCGGTGGACTTGTCGAGCGCGCGCTTCCTGAAACATGTCGAGCGCAGCGACATTCCCGTGCTGGTGGATTTCTGGGCGCCGTGGTGCGGCCCGTGCCGAACGATGGCGCCGTTCTACGCGCAAGCCACGCAGCGGCTGGAACCGCGCATCCGCGTGGTGAAAGTGGATACGGAAGCGAACCAGGACATCGGTGCACGCCACGCCATCCGCAGTATTCCCACGCTGGCCCTGTTCCGCGGCGGGCGCGAAGTGGCGCGCCAGGCGGGCGCGATGGATGCCAACAATATCCTCGCCTGGGTGCAGGGGCACCTGTCTCGACAATAA